The following are from one region of the Helicobacteraceae bacterium genome:
- a CDS encoding carbon-nitrogen hydrolase has translation MKAALIQQSFTASRQENIARSFERVKEAAKNGARLIALSELHNSLYFCQSENPAFFDLAETIPGESTERFGALAKELGAVLVLSLFEKRAAGLYHNAAVVIESDGKIAGVYRKMHIPDDPSFYEKFYFAAGDLGFNPIDTSVGRLGVLICWDQWFPEAARIMALKGADVLIYPTAIGWDPKDRDEEKARQLEAWRTIQRSHAIANALPVLAVNRVGYETGQDGKGDGIDFWGASFICGAQGELLADAPNREAAILSADLDFSRCETTRRIWPFLRDRRIDRYDELTKRFID, from the coding sequence ATGAAGGCGGCTTTAATTCAACAATCCTTTACGGCAAGTAGGCAAGAAAATATAGCGCGATCGTTCGAGCGCGTAAAAGAGGCGGCAAAAAACGGCGCGCGGCTGATCGCGTTAAGCGAGCTGCATAATTCGCTCTATTTCTGCCAAAGCGAAAATCCCGCGTTTTTCGACCTCGCCGAGACGATACCGGGCGAATCTACCGAGCGTTTCGGCGCGTTGGCTAAAGAGCTTGGCGCGGTTTTAGTCTTGTCGCTCTTTGAAAAACGCGCGGCGGGCTTGTATCACAACGCGGCGGTCGTTATTGAATCCGACGGCAAAATAGCGGGCGTATATCGCAAAATGCATATTCCAGACGATCCTAGTTTTTACGAGAAGTTTTATTTTGCGGCGGGCGATCTGGGCTTTAATCCGATCGATACGAGCGTCGGGCGGCTTGGCGTTTTGATCTGCTGGGATCAGTGGTTTCCCGAAGCGGCGCGCATTATGGCGCTAAAGGGCGCGGACGTTTTGATATATCCTACGGCGATCGGCTGGGATCCAAAAGATCGCGACGAAGAAAAAGCGCGGCAGCTAGAGGCGTGGCGAACGATTCAACGATCGCACGCGATCGCGAACGCTCTGCCCGTTCTCGCGGTTAATCGCGTCGGATACGAAACGGGGCAAGACGGCAAGGGGGACGGAATCGACTTTTGGGGCGCTAGTTTTATTTGCGGCGCGCAGGGCGAGCTATTAGCCGACGCGCCAAATCGGGAGGCGGCGATCCTGTCCGCGGACTTAGACTTTAGCCGCTGCGAAACAACGCGTAGAATATGGCCTTTTTTGCGTGATCGGCGCATAGATCGCTACGACGAGCTAACCAAACGTTTTATCGACTAA